In a single window of the Cupriavidus basilensis genome:
- a CDS encoding adenylate/guanylate cyclase domain-containing protein — protein sequence MRCANCGYANLAGANFCEACGARLARMCPQCGEEATSIARFCRACGVALLDSPSGPPLPSRPSVAAPVHYTPPHLAGRILAEQAAMEARGGTAGERKTITALFADMAGSTALTQDLDPEETRRLIDPVVTLMMEAVHHYEGYVAKFLGDGILALFGAPIAHEDHALRALYAALRMQEAMRRHSDRVRLEQGIPLQIRIGIHTGEVVVRSIRKDDLHTDYDPVGHTIHIASRMEGIATPASILVSESTHKLTEGYFEFKALGTTHVKGVRDALAVYEVMGLGAMRTRLQVAAHRGLARFVGRQAELEQLHNALALAEAGRGQVVAVVGEAGVGKSRLFHEFKARSQADCLALETFSVSHGKAFAYLPLIELLKNYFQITAQDSDRSCREKVTGRLLTLERSLERHLPYLLYLLGSIEPGSALPTMDASIRRQRTFEAIACLLVRESLNQPLEVIFEDLQWLDSETEAFLNLLVDHVPGARIILLVNYRPEYSHDWGAEGNYTQLSLQPLGPAEAQGLLCALLGDDRSLVPLKRLILDKTEGNPFFMEEVVQTLVEETALLGQPGCYRIEKAPALLHIPTTVQGVLAARIDRLPLAQKELLQTLAVIGKEFPLSLILHVTGLAEDKLRPLLADLQAADFIYERPAFPEIEYAFKHALTQEVAGNSLLSERRSALHESTAQAIEALFHGRLKDYCSELAHHYSHSGNIPKAVAYLHCAGQQALQRSAQAEAIRHLSTAIELLKRMPDNPERTRQELTLLLTLGPALMAARGQASPEVEANYQRALALCEQEKQTPYAFSAQLGLWAFYQLRAQYEIAHPIGERLLGLALQTHKPKQLAEAHRAIGATVFRLGKLDMARDHIEQVLALQRPDPPVYDFLMGYGRDPAVHAMSTLGWVLWYLGMPDQARTRSQEALAMARARPDAFNLALCLVFAAEVHLCRREVQLTREYAEAAIAVSYEQGFPIYLAWGTVLLGWVLAEQGDHAQGIAQIQRGLAAYQETGAALGQPNLLALLAHAYGGAGQIQAGLDALAEAQALAEETGERLDEATLHRLKGELILRQSSLAPFQTTGSDAAEACFQKAIAVARAQGARSLELQAALSLAGLWRQQGKLNAARDALAAIHGSLGEGADTADWQEAKTLLDDLTRQIGTTPVPSPE from the coding sequence ATGCGCTGCGCGAATTGCGGCTACGCGAACCTCGCAGGCGCCAACTTCTGCGAGGCGTGCGGGGCGCGGCTTGCGCGCATGTGCCCGCAGTGCGGCGAGGAGGCCACCTCCATTGCCAGGTTCTGCCGCGCCTGTGGCGTTGCGCTCCTGGATTCCCCATCAGGACCGCCCCTGCCTTCCAGGCCATCAGTTGCGGCCCCTGTCCACTACACGCCACCCCATCTGGCCGGGCGCATCCTGGCTGAGCAGGCGGCAATGGAGGCCCGGGGCGGGACGGCAGGTGAACGCAAGACCATCACGGCTCTCTTTGCCGATATGGCGGGCTCGACGGCCTTGACCCAGGACCTGGACCCGGAGGAAACGCGCCGCCTCATCGACCCCGTCGTGACGCTGATGATGGAGGCCGTGCACCACTACGAAGGCTACGTGGCCAAGTTCCTCGGCGACGGCATCCTGGCGCTGTTCGGCGCGCCCATTGCCCACGAGGACCATGCCCTGCGGGCCCTGTACGCAGCCCTGCGCATGCAGGAAGCGATGCGCCGGCACAGTGACCGGGTCCGTCTGGAGCAAGGCATACCGCTTCAGATCCGGATCGGCATCCACACGGGCGAGGTCGTGGTGCGCTCGATTCGCAAGGATGACTTGCATACGGACTACGATCCGGTCGGGCACACGATCCACATCGCCTCGCGCATGGAAGGTATCGCTACGCCGGCGTCCATCCTCGTCAGCGAATCCACCCATAAGCTGACGGAGGGGTATTTCGAGTTCAAGGCCCTGGGCACCACACATGTCAAAGGCGTCCGGGATGCGCTGGCGGTCTATGAGGTGATGGGCCTCGGGGCCATGCGCACGCGCCTGCAAGTCGCGGCGCACCGCGGCCTGGCCAGGTTTGTGGGCCGGCAGGCCGAATTGGAACAGTTGCACAACGCGCTGGCGCTGGCCGAGGCGGGCCGAGGGCAGGTCGTTGCGGTGGTTGGCGAGGCCGGGGTCGGCAAATCCCGGCTGTTCCACGAGTTCAAGGCGCGATCGCAGGCAGACTGCCTGGCGCTGGAGACGTTCTCGGTTTCGCACGGCAAGGCCTTCGCCTATTTACCGTTGATCGAGCTTTTGAAAAACTACTTTCAGATCACCGCGCAGGACAGCGACCGAAGCTGCCGCGAGAAGGTGACCGGCAGGCTGCTCACGCTGGAGCGTTCCCTGGAACGTCATCTGCCCTACTTGCTCTATCTGCTCGGGAGCATCGAACCCGGCTCGGCACTGCCGACCATGGACGCGTCGATCCGACGTCAGCGCACCTTCGAAGCGATTGCCTGCCTGCTGGTGCGCGAGAGCCTGAATCAGCCCCTCGAGGTCATTTTCGAGGATCTGCAATGGCTGGACAGCGAAACCGAGGCCTTCCTCAATTTGCTTGTCGACCATGTGCCGGGGGCAAGGATCATCCTGCTGGTCAATTACCGCCCGGAGTATTCCCATGACTGGGGCGCCGAAGGCAACTACACCCAGCTGAGCCTGCAGCCATTGGGCCCGGCCGAAGCCCAGGGACTGCTCTGCGCGCTGCTCGGTGATGACCGCAGCCTGGTGCCGCTGAAGCGACTCATCCTGGACAAGACCGAAGGCAATCCGTTTTTCATGGAGGAAGTGGTCCAGACACTGGTCGAGGAGACCGCCTTGCTCGGCCAGCCCGGCTGCTACCGCATCGAGAAGGCGCCCGCCTTGCTGCACATCCCCACCACCGTCCAAGGCGTGCTCGCGGCCCGTATCGACCGGCTCCCGCTCGCCCAGAAGGAACTGCTGCAGACCCTGGCCGTGATCGGCAAGGAGTTTCCATTGAGTCTCATCCTGCACGTCACCGGCCTGGCCGAAGACAAGCTGCGCCCGCTTCTGGCCGACCTGCAGGCGGCGGATTTCATTTACGAGCGGCCCGCATTCCCGGAAATCGAGTACGCCTTCAAGCACGCCCTGACGCAGGAGGTCGCCGGCAATTCGCTGCTTAGCGAGCGGCGCAGCGCGCTGCATGAGAGCACGGCCCAGGCCATCGAGGCCCTTTTCCATGGCCGGCTGAAGGACTACTGCAGCGAGCTCGCGCACCATTACAGCCATAGCGGCAATATCCCGAAGGCGGTCGCCTACCTTCACTGTGCCGGCCAGCAGGCCCTGCAGCGTTCGGCCCAGGCTGAAGCGATCCGGCACCTGAGCACCGCCATCGAACTGCTCAAGCGGATGCCGGATAACCCCGAACGCACGCGCCAGGAACTCACGCTGCTGCTCACCCTCGGCCCGGCCCTGATGGCTGCTCGCGGTCAGGCCTCCCCGGAGGTGGAGGCAAACTACCAGCGCGCGCTGGCCTTGTGCGAGCAGGAGAAGCAAACACCGTACGCGTTCTCGGCTCAGCTCGGACTGTGGGCGTTTTATCAGCTGCGTGCGCAATACGAGATCGCACACCCAATTGGGGAACGGCTGCTTGGCCTCGCCCTGCAAACGCACAAGCCCAAGCAGCTTGCGGAGGCGCATCGCGCGATCGGCGCCACGGTGTTCCGCCTTGGCAAGCTGGACATGGCCCGCGACCATATCGAACAGGTGCTGGCCTTGCAGCGCCCGGACCCGCCGGTGTATGACTTTCTCATGGGATACGGGCGCGATCCGGCCGTCCATGCCATGAGCACATTGGGCTGGGTCCTGTGGTACCTCGGCATGCCGGATCAGGCCCGCACGCGCAGCCAGGAGGCCCTGGCGATGGCCAGGGCGCGCCCGGACGCCTTTAACCTCGCACTTTGCCTTGTCTTCGCGGCTGAAGTGCACCTGTGCCGCAGGGAGGTGCAACTGACCCGGGAGTACGCCGAGGCCGCCATCGCGGTCTCGTACGAGCAGGGATTCCCGATCTATCTGGCGTGGGGAACCGTCCTGCTAGGCTGGGTGCTGGCCGAACAGGGGGATCATGCGCAGGGGATAGCCCAGATACAGCGGGGCCTGGCCGCCTATCAGGAAACCGGCGCGGCGCTGGGACAACCCAATCTCCTGGCCCTGCTCGCGCATGCCTACGGAGGGGCAGGGCAAATCCAGGCCGGACTGGATGCGCTGGCCGAGGCCCAAGCCTTGGCAGAAGAAACGGGAGAGCGGCTTGACGAAGCGACGCTGCATCGCCTCAAGGGAGAACTGATACTCCGGCAGTCAAGCCTGGCGCCCTTCCAGACCACCGGCAGCGATGCAGCCGAAGCATGCTTTCAGAAAGCGATCGCGGTCGCCCGCGCCCAGGGTGCCAGGTCACTGGAACTGCAGGCCGCGCTAAGCCTGGCCGGCCTGTGGCGCCAACAAGGAAAGCTGAACGCGGCGCGCGATGCGCTGGCGGCGATCCATGGCAGCCTCGGCGAGGGCGCCGATACCGCCGACTGGCAAGAGGCCAAAACCCTGCTGGATGATCTGACGCGGCAAATTGGCACGACCCCGGTGCCTTCTCCCGAATGA
- a CDS encoding NIPSNAP family protein — protein sequence MITCYLRYIVDANKLKEFEHYGKLWIPLVEKFGGQHHGYFLPSEGANNVALALFSFPSLALYEVYRNQSFDDPACQAAFRYAQETQCIVSYERSFFRPVFE from the coding sequence ATGATCACCTGCTACCTGCGCTATATCGTCGACGCCAACAAGCTCAAGGAGTTCGAGCACTACGGCAAGCTGTGGATTCCGCTGGTCGAGAAATTCGGCGGCCAGCATCATGGCTACTTCCTGCCGTCGGAAGGCGCCAACAACGTGGCGCTGGCCTTGTTCTCCTTCCCCAGCCTTGCGCTGTACGAGGTGTATCGCAACCAGTCCTTCGACGATCCGGCGTGCCAGGCGGCGTTCCGCTACGCGCAGGAAACGCAATGCATCGTCAGCTACGAGCGTAGTTTCTTCCGGCCGGTGTTCGAGTAA
- a CDS encoding cysteine hydrolase family protein — MQTALIVIDVQRGLFDDAPRPGDADAVLGRINGLAARARAAGVPVVFVQHEQAGGALSFGSPGWELERTLVVTAGDHHVRKTTPDSFLHTELAALLDRLRAKHLVICGYATEFCVDTTVRRAAGLGYAITLAADAHTTHDKPHASAELIRRHHNATLPAITSFGRPIRALASEVIGFGGGAAVG; from the coding sequence ATGCAAACCGCTCTGATCGTGATTGACGTACAACGTGGCCTGTTCGACGACGCGCCACGCCCGGGCGATGCCGATGCCGTGCTCGGCCGTATCAACGGCCTCGCGGCACGGGCGCGCGCAGCCGGCGTGCCGGTGGTGTTCGTGCAGCACGAGCAGGCTGGCGGCGCGCTATCGTTCGGCTCACCAGGCTGGGAGTTGGAGCGCACGCTGGTCGTCACGGCCGGCGACCACCACGTGCGCAAGACCACGCCCGACTCCTTCCTGCATACGGAACTCGCTGCGCTGCTGGACCGCCTGCGGGCAAAGCACCTGGTCATCTGCGGCTATGCCACCGAGTTCTGCGTGGACACCACCGTGCGCCGCGCCGCCGGGCTTGGCTATGCGATCACGCTCGCCGCCGACGCGCACACCACGCACGACAAGCCGCACGCCAGCGCCGAGCTGATCCGGCGCCACCACAACGCCACGCTGCCGGCCATCACCAGCTTCGGCCGGCCGATCCGGGCGCTGGCTTCGGAAGTCATCGGGTTTGGCGGCGGCGCGGCGGTCGGCTGA
- a CDS encoding MFS transporter, producing the protein MPLALYALTAGAFGIGVTEFIIMGLLLEVGTDLGVSIAAAGLLISGYALGVVAGAPVMTALTARWPRKTALLSLMVIFTIGNAACALAPNYALLMAARVLTALAHGTFFGVGSVVATGMVAPHKRASAIAVMFTGLTVASVLGVPFGTWLGQAYGWRASFWAVAAVGLLAVLVIALAVPAEREAPQAPDLRRDLRALMRRPVLLGLLTTVLGYAGVFAVFTYIAPILTQITGFADSAVSPILLVFGVGLVAGNLLGGKLADRHLQATVLGSMLALAVVLGLMSFVLHSKVLSVIFIGLLGVAAFATVAPLQMWVLERASGAGQSLASSFNIAAFNLGNAIGAWLGGVVITRGPGLGAVTWVAALVPVAAVAVALLAIRLDRGTPAEGGVKLASPPLH; encoded by the coding sequence ATGCCACTCGCTCTCTATGCCTTGACCGCCGGCGCCTTCGGCATCGGCGTCACAGAATTCATCATCATGGGCCTGCTGCTGGAGGTCGGGACCGACCTCGGCGTCTCCATCGCGGCGGCGGGCCTGCTGATTTCGGGCTATGCGCTTGGCGTGGTGGCCGGCGCGCCGGTCATGACCGCGCTGACCGCCCGCTGGCCGCGCAAGACGGCGCTGCTGAGCCTGATGGTGATCTTCACCATCGGCAACGCGGCCTGCGCGCTGGCGCCGAACTATGCGTTGTTGATGGCCGCGCGGGTGCTCACCGCGCTGGCGCATGGCACGTTCTTTGGCGTGGGCTCGGTGGTCGCCACCGGGATGGTGGCGCCGCACAAGCGCGCGTCGGCCATTGCCGTGATGTTCACCGGGCTGACGGTGGCGAGCGTGCTCGGGGTCCCGTTCGGCACCTGGCTCGGCCAGGCCTACGGCTGGCGCGCCAGCTTCTGGGCGGTGGCCGCCGTTGGCTTGCTGGCGGTGCTGGTGATTGCCTTGGCGGTGCCGGCCGAGCGCGAAGCCCCGCAAGCGCCCGACCTGCGCCGCGACCTGCGCGCGCTGATGCGCCGGCCGGTACTGCTGGGGCTGCTGACCACGGTGCTGGGCTATGCCGGCGTGTTTGCGGTGTTCACGTATATCGCGCCGATCCTGACGCAGATCACCGGCTTTGCCGACAGCGCCGTCTCGCCCATCCTGCTCGTCTTCGGCGTGGGCCTGGTGGCCGGCAACCTGCTTGGCGGCAAGCTGGCGGACCGCCATCTGCAGGCCACCGTGCTTGGCAGCATGCTGGCGCTGGCCGTGGTGCTCGGGCTGATGAGTTTTGTCCTGCACAGCAAGGTGCTGTCCGTGATCTTCATCGGCCTGCTGGGCGTGGCCGCCTTCGCAACCGTGGCGCCGCTGCAGATGTGGGTGCTGGAGCGTGCCAGCGGCGCAGGGCAGAGCCTGGCGTCGAGCTTCAATATCGCCGCCTTCAACCTGGGCAACGCCATCGGGGCGTGGCTGGGCGGGGTGGTCATCACCCGCGGTCCGGGGCTTGGCGCCGTGACCTGGGTGGCGGCACTGGTGCCGGTAGCGGCAGTGGCCGTGGCGTTGCTGGCCATTCGGCTCGATCGTGGCACGCCGGCGGAGGGTGGGGTCAAGCTGGCCTCGCCGCCTTTGCATTGA
- a CDS encoding c-type cytochrome has translation MPFAKPLRRHSGILALALCAASMASAAQALEITLPPETARYTPSDLPGYRLVQQNCMTCHSAQYVLTQPPSSPRGYWEATVKKMKKPFGAPFADEDIPAMVDYLTKTYGAERTAYAAAPAAQGSAPAPAAPATTVASHDPQALLAANGCTACHAVDKKVVGPAFKEVAAKYANQPGAAALVAQNIRAGGAGKWGQVPMPAYAALSKEDLQSLAGWILGR, from the coding sequence ATGCCATTCGCCAAGCCCTTGCGCCGCCACAGCGGAATACTCGCCCTTGCCCTGTGCGCTGCCAGCATGGCCAGCGCCGCGCAGGCACTGGAAATCACGCTGCCGCCGGAAACCGCGCGCTACACGCCGAGCGACCTGCCCGGCTATCGCCTGGTGCAGCAGAACTGCATGACCTGCCACTCCGCGCAGTATGTGCTGACGCAACCGCCATCGTCGCCGCGCGGCTACTGGGAGGCGACGGTCAAGAAGATGAAGAAGCCTTTCGGCGCGCCGTTCGCGGATGAAGACATCCCCGCCATGGTCGACTACCTGACCAAGACCTATGGCGCGGAGCGCACGGCCTACGCTGCGGCGCCCGCGGCGCAAGGCAGCGCGCCGGCGCCGGCCGCCCCTGCCACAACTGTGGCCAGCCATGATCCCCAGGCCCTGCTTGCGGCCAATGGCTGCACCGCCTGCCACGCCGTCGACAAGAAAGTGGTGGGGCCCGCGTTCAAGGAGGTGGCGGCCAAGTACGCGAACCAGCCGGGCGCCGCGGCGCTGGTGGCGCAGAACATCCGCGCGGGCGGCGCGGGCAAGTGGGGGCAAGTGCCAATGCCGGCCTATGCCGCGCTCTCCAAGGAAGACCTGCAAAGCCTGGCGGGGTGGATCCTCGGCCGCTGA
- a CDS encoding molybdopterin-dependent oxidoreductase — protein MGRGHQSVPPQPGRRGVLRSLGALGAGAALTHPALQALAATAADARIEMPFENGERELVAFPQKRPLILLTSRPPQLETPFGVFNEGPITPNDAFFVRYHWSGIPTSIDPQTYRLRVGGKVNAPLELSLDEIKRLATPLDLVAVNQCSGNSRGFFSPRANGGQLGNGAMGNARWTGVPLKALLDKAGVQAGAMQVSFDGMDRPPLEGGPDFVKALAIDHALDGEVMLAWAMNGADLPMLNGYPLRLIVPGYYGTYWVKHLADIQVLDKPFDGFWMNAAYRIPDNPCACVAPGTAPARTVPINRFNVRSFITSLADGAKVRAGRQTVLRGIAFDGGYGIDEVALSTDGGRTWRAAQLGKDLGRYSFREWTAAFTPPKKGEYELKVRASNRIGQSQPLTALWNPAGYMRNVVETTRVVAA, from the coding sequence ATGGGCCGAGGCCATCAATCCGTACCCCCGCAGCCAGGCCGGCGCGGCGTGCTGCGCTCGCTCGGCGCGCTGGGCGCCGGCGCCGCGCTGACCCACCCGGCGCTGCAAGCGCTGGCGGCCACCGCCGCCGATGCGCGCATCGAGATGCCGTTCGAGAACGGCGAGCGCGAACTGGTGGCCTTCCCCCAGAAGCGCCCGCTGATCCTGCTGACCAGCCGGCCGCCGCAGCTGGAGACGCCGTTTGGCGTGTTCAACGAGGGCCCGATCACGCCCAACGATGCCTTCTTCGTGCGTTACCACTGGAGCGGCATCCCCACCAGCATCGATCCGCAAACCTACCGGCTGCGCGTGGGCGGCAAGGTCAACGCCCCGCTGGAACTCTCTCTCGACGAGATCAAGCGCCTGGCCACCCCGTTGGACCTGGTGGCGGTCAACCAGTGCTCGGGCAACAGCCGGGGCTTTTTCTCGCCGCGCGCCAACGGCGGGCAACTCGGCAACGGCGCCATGGGCAATGCGCGCTGGACCGGCGTGCCCCTGAAAGCCCTGCTGGACAAGGCCGGCGTGCAAGCCGGCGCCATGCAGGTGAGCTTTGACGGCATGGACCGCCCGCCGCTGGAAGGCGGCCCGGACTTCGTCAAAGCCCTGGCCATCGACCACGCGCTCGACGGCGAGGTCATGCTCGCCTGGGCCATGAACGGCGCGGACCTGCCCATGCTCAACGGCTATCCGCTGCGCCTGATCGTGCCGGGCTACTACGGCACCTACTGGGTCAAGCACCTGGCCGATATCCAGGTGCTGGACAAGCCGTTCGACGGGTTCTGGATGAACGCGGCCTATCGCATTCCCGACAATCCCTGCGCCTGCGTGGCGCCCGGCACGGCGCCCGCGCGCACGGTGCCGATCAACCGCTTCAACGTGCGCTCATTCATCACCAGCCTGGCCGATGGCGCCAAGGTGCGGGCCGGGCGCCAGACCGTGCTGCGCGGCATCGCCTTCGACGGCGGCTATGGCATTGACGAGGTCGCCCTGTCAACGGACGGAGGCCGCACCTGGCGCGCGGCGCAACTGGGCAAGGACCTGGGCCGCTATTCCTTTCGCGAATGGACGGCGGCGTTCACACCGCCAAAAAAGGGCGAGTACGAACTGAAGGTGCGCGCCAGCAACCGTATCGGCCAGAGCCAGCCGCTCACCGCGCTGTGGAACCCCGCCGGCTACATGCGCAACGTGGTGGAAACCACGCGCGTGGTGGCAGCATGA
- a CDS encoding LysR family transcriptional regulator translates to MSRLEVNRSGEMEVFVRVVELGGFSAAARALRMTPSAVSKLVARLEARLGARLVNRSTRRIELTAEGSAFYERAVRVLADLDDAERGAAASAAPHGRVRINANVPFGDHFLLPLVPEFLALYPDIQLDIVLTDQVIDLMEERTDVAIRAGELKSSQLMARKLGETRMVVVGAPAYLARCGTPRVPADLAGHNCLKLGYARAIEGWPMLEGGQATMVAPLGNAMTSNGDALRRIVVGGLGLARMAVFQVREDIAAGRLVPLLEAFNPGDLEAVHAVYLGQGRHLPARVRALLDFLAQRVEMGT, encoded by the coding sequence ATGTCGAGGCTCGAAGTCAATCGCTCCGGCGAGATGGAAGTGTTCGTGCGGGTGGTGGAACTGGGCGGTTTTTCCGCCGCCGCGCGCGCCTTGCGCATGACGCCGTCGGCCGTGAGCAAGCTGGTGGCGCGGCTGGAGGCCCGGCTCGGCGCTCGCCTGGTCAACCGCTCGACGCGCCGCATCGAGCTCACGGCGGAAGGCAGTGCCTTCTACGAACGCGCCGTGCGCGTGCTGGCCGACCTGGACGATGCCGAACGCGGTGCCGCCGCCAGCGCCGCGCCCCACGGCCGCGTGCGCATCAATGCCAACGTGCCTTTTGGCGATCACTTCCTGCTGCCGCTGGTGCCGGAGTTCCTGGCGCTGTATCCGGACATCCAGCTCGATATCGTGCTGACCGACCAGGTCATCGACCTGATGGAAGAGCGCACTGACGTGGCGATCCGCGCCGGCGAGCTGAAGAGCTCGCAGCTGATGGCCCGCAAGCTGGGCGAGACCCGCATGGTGGTGGTGGGCGCGCCCGCCTACCTGGCGCGTTGCGGCACGCCCCGCGTGCCCGCCGACCTGGCCGGGCACAACTGCCTGAAGCTAGGCTACGCGCGCGCGATCGAAGGCTGGCCGATGCTCGAAGGCGGGCAAGCCACCATGGTGGCGCCGCTGGGCAATGCCATGACCAGCAATGGCGACGCGCTGCGGCGGATCGTGGTCGGCGGGCTGGGGCTGGCCAGGATGGCCGTGTTCCAGGTCCGCGAGGACATCGCCGCCGGGCGGCTGGTGCCGCTGCTCGAAGCGTTCAACCCCGGCGACCTGGAGGCGGTGCATGCGGTGTACCTGGGCCAGGGCCGCCACTTGCCGGCGCGGGTGCGGGCGCTGCTGGATTTCCTGGCGCAGCGGGTGGAGATGGGGACTTAG
- a CDS encoding PLP-dependent aminotransferase family protein translates to MASVGKANTFWNRLLQLSSDSGVSLQAQLRQQLVSAILARQLPEGSALPSSRELAATLGIARNTVILAFQQLVEERFLETRPRRGYFVVEQLPSAARPGSAQARAISAAMPEDAGEGGPDWDARLPDMTGKRAIVKPSEWQNYPYPFIYGQFDPALFPTADWRECSRMALAVLEIRGWASDLIDRDDPLLIEQLQKHILPRRGVWANPDEIMVTMGAQNALYLLADLLMQGARVGLEEPGYNDARHIFGMRAREVVPLAVDESGLCPDDALAQCDYAFITPSYQCPTTATMPLERRETLLLEARRHDVVLIEDDYDTENPALTQPIPALKSLDRDGRVIYVGSLSKSFVPGIRLGYIVAPAAVIRQARALRRFMLRHPPANNQRATALFISLGHHDALLRRVAPIFQRRAEILRDMLARHLPQARARNSPGASSFWVEGPPGLDARKLAAIALTHGVIIEPGDVFFSTDAPSPHLRMGYTAIAEERIEEGVKLLGQLIGQAMVR, encoded by the coding sequence ATGGCAAGCGTAGGCAAGGCAAACACATTCTGGAACCGGCTGCTGCAGCTTTCCTCCGATTCCGGCGTCAGCCTGCAGGCGCAGTTGCGCCAGCAGCTGGTGTCGGCCATTCTCGCCCGGCAGTTGCCGGAAGGCAGCGCCCTGCCCTCCAGCCGCGAACTGGCGGCCACGCTGGGCATCGCCCGCAACACGGTGATCCTGGCTTTCCAGCAACTGGTCGAGGAGCGCTTCCTGGAGACCAGGCCGCGGCGCGGCTACTTCGTGGTGGAACAGTTGCCCAGCGCCGCCAGGCCTGGCTCAGCGCAGGCCCGGGCCATTAGTGCGGCCATGCCCGAGGACGCAGGCGAAGGCGGCCCGGACTGGGACGCGCGGCTGCCGGACATGACCGGCAAACGTGCGATCGTCAAGCCCAGCGAGTGGCAAAACTATCCCTACCCCTTCATCTACGGCCAGTTCGACCCCGCGCTGTTTCCCACTGCCGACTGGCGCGAATGCTCGCGCATGGCGCTGGCCGTGCTGGAGATCCGGGGCTGGGCGTCGGACCTGATCGACCGTGACGATCCACTGCTGATCGAGCAGTTGCAAAAGCACATCCTGCCGCGCCGGGGCGTGTGGGCCAACCCCGACGAGATCATGGTCACCATGGGCGCGCAAAACGCGCTCTATCTGCTGGCCGACCTGCTGATGCAAGGCGCGCGGGTCGGGCTGGAAGAACCGGGCTATAACGATGCGCGCCACATCTTCGGCATGCGCGCGCGCGAGGTGGTGCCGCTGGCGGTGGACGAGTCCGGCCTGTGCCCCGACGACGCGCTGGCCCAGTGCGACTACGCCTTCATCACACCCAGCTACCAATGCCCCACCACGGCCACCATGCCACTGGAGAGGCGCGAGACGCTGCTGCTCGAAGCCCGCCGCCACGACGTGGTGCTGATCGAGGACGACTACGACACCGAGAACCCGGCGCTGACGCAGCCCATCCCCGCGCTGAAAAGCCTGGACCGCGATGGCCGCGTGATCTACGTGGGCAGCCTGTCCAAATCCTTCGTGCCCGGCATCCGGCTCGGCTACATCGTCGCCCCCGCCGCCGTGATCCGCCAGGCGCGCGCGCTGCGCCGCTTCATGCTGCGCCATCCGCCCGCCAACAACCAGCGCGCCACGGCGCTGTTCATCTCGCTGGGCCACCATGATGCGCTGCTGCGGCGCGTGGCGCCCATCTTCCAGCGCCGCGCCGAGATCCTGCGCGACATGCTGGCGCGCCACCTGCCGCAGGCGCGCGCGCGCAACTCGCCCGGCGCGTCATCGTTCTGGGTGGAGGGCCCGCCCGGGCTCGACGCCCGCAAGCTGGCCGCGATCGCGCTCACGCACGGCGTCATCATCGAGCCGGGGGATGTGTTCTTTTCTACCGATGCGCCGTCGCCACACTTGCGCATGGGCTATACGGCCATTGCGGAAGAGCGGATCGAGGAAGGGGTGAAGCTGCTGGGGCAGTTGATCGGGCAGGCGATGGTGCGCTGA